One segment of Pseudodesulfovibrio sp. 5S69 DNA contains the following:
- a CDS encoding response regulator, with protein MANILVLDDISDAGMLVKRILERKGHQVWSFTEEEDALKHAAGTKIDLAILDIKLKKMTGVEALEELKKVNPDMKAIMLTGYPTLETARESLRLGAQEYCVKPINKEELEVKVAEVLEGGA; from the coding sequence ATGGCGAATATATTGGTGCTCGACGATATCAGCGACGCCGGGATGCTGGTCAAGCGCATCCTGGAACGCAAGGGCCATCAGGTGTGGAGCTTCACCGAGGAGGAGGATGCCCTGAAGCACGCGGCCGGGACGAAGATCGACCTGGCCATCCTGGACATCAAGCTCAAGAAGATGACCGGCGTGGAGGCGCTGGAGGAACTCAAGAAGGTCAATCCGGACATGAAGGCGATCATGCTGACCGGCTATCCCACCCTGGAGACCGCCCGCGAATCGCTTCGGCTCGGAGCCCAGGAATACTGCGTCAAGCCCATCAACAAGGAGGAACTCGAGGTCAAGGTGGCCGAGGTCCTCGAAGGCGGGGCATAG
- a CDS encoding P-II family nitrogen regulator, whose translation MMIMVRAIVRPEKADTVLAALMDNGFPAVTKYSVAGRGKQRGIKIGEVTYDEIPKTMLMCVVNAADKDFVITTIMDAARSGTKGAFGDGKIFVSDVEDVYTISSGVNETAAASEEAA comes from the coding sequence ATGATGATCATGGTACGAGCAATTGTGCGGCCCGAGAAGGCGGATACTGTCCTGGCCGCCCTGATGGACAACGGCTTCCCCGCCGTCACCAAATATTCCGTGGCCGGTCGCGGCAAGCAGCGCGGCATCAAGATCGGCGAGGTCACCTATGACGAGATCCCCAAGACCATGCTCATGTGCGTCGTCAACGCCGCGGACAAGGACTTCGTGATCACCACCATCATGGACGCCGCCCGCTCCGGCACCAAGGGCGCGTTCGGCGACGGCAAGATCTTCGTCTCCGACGTCGAGGACGTCTACACCATCAGCTCCGGCGTGAACGAGACCGCCGCAGCCAGCGAGGAGGCCGCCTAA
- a CDS encoding LeuA family protein, with protein MLIDTTLREGAQLFGAYFSMEARKRIVSGLLSIGVDEIELGWVGQEGLDELIQSMGKRRGRSALSAWSPCREADIRKAACLGIDRINIGLPVSDLHIENRLGTDREGLLERLARTVLAARILGMEYVSVGLEDLSRADPDFALKVAGLAQDVGASRVRLSDSLGLLTPPRTAELVTIFKKELDIDLAVHCHDDFGMATGNAVTALSSGADFADVSLLGIGERSGIAATEELAAYLTLKENSHAYKVEDLCDLCHFVSQAAGVPIPRTKAIAGKDIFACESGLHAHALSKSPELFEPFDPGRIGANRMVAVGGKSGRAAVANALADHGLELPEQGLPALVDEVRKLAWELERPLTDNELSKLVKN; from the coding sequence ATGTTGATCGACACCACACTCAGAGAAGGCGCACAGCTCTTCGGGGCCTACTTCTCCATGGAGGCGCGGAAGCGAATCGTCAGCGGCCTCCTGTCCATCGGCGTGGACGAGATCGAGCTCGGCTGGGTTGGCCAGGAGGGGCTGGACGAACTTATACAGAGTATGGGCAAGCGGCGCGGCCGCAGCGCCCTGTCCGCATGGTCGCCCTGCCGCGAGGCGGACATCCGCAAGGCCGCGTGCCTTGGGATCGACCGCATCAACATCGGCCTGCCCGTGTCAGACCTGCATATCGAAAACCGACTCGGGACCGACCGCGAGGGGCTTCTGGAACGCCTGGCCCGCACCGTGCTCGCGGCTCGGATCCTGGGCATGGAATATGTTTCCGTCGGCTTGGAGGACCTCTCCAGGGCCGATCCGGACTTCGCCCTGAAGGTGGCCGGACTGGCGCAGGACGTGGGCGCGTCCCGCGTGCGCCTGTCCGATTCACTGGGGCTGCTGACCCCGCCCAGGACGGCGGAACTGGTCACGATCTTCAAGAAGGAACTGGACATCGACCTGGCCGTGCACTGTCACGACGACTTCGGCATGGCCACGGGCAATGCGGTCACCGCCCTGTCGAGCGGCGCGGACTTCGCCGACGTCAGCCTGCTCGGCATCGGCGAACGGTCCGGCATCGCGGCCACCGAGGAGCTGGCCGCCTACCTGACACTCAAGGAGAACAGCCATGCGTACAAAGTTGAAGACCTTTGCGACCTCTGCCATTTCGTTTCTCAAGCTGCCGGGGTGCCGATTCCCCGAACCAAGGCGATCGCGGGCAAGGACATTTTCGCTTGCGAGTCCGGCCTTCACGCGCACGCCCTCAGCAAGTCGCCTGAGCTTTTCGAGCCCTTCGACCCCGGTCGCATCGGGGCGAACCGGATGGTCGCGGTTGGCGGAAAAAGTGGGCGAGCGGCGGTCGCCAACGCCCTTGCGGACCACGGCCTCGAACTTCCGGAGCAGGGCCTCCCGGCCCTTGTCGATGAAGTAAGAAAGCTGGCCTGGGAGCTGGAACGCCCCCTGACCGACAACGAACTCTCGAAGCTCGTCAAGAACTAG
- a CDS encoding PH domain-containing protein: protein MTTIFKIPMSKTVLTFFLLVVAVVAAAVAWSFNSGLTWTGICLIAVAGPLSMFYWYMLYITPKRASVTVADEGILLAAPPFASAVIPWASVVKTFRVDLKKDEDFKFTKTKKYMTFGAYRSGMVEIKDGKEAVVVTNRSDVLCVQTEERFYLIGPSDLPGFLEAVEKAAP from the coding sequence ATGACGACTATTTTCAAGATCCCCATGAGCAAGACCGTGCTCACCTTTTTCCTCCTGGTCGTGGCCGTTGTCGCCGCGGCCGTTGCCTGGAGCTTCAACTCCGGCCTGACCTGGACCGGCATCTGCCTCATCGCCGTGGCCGGACCGCTGTCCATGTTCTACTGGTACATGCTCTACATCACGCCCAAGCGGGCCTCGGTCACGGTGGCCGACGAGGGCATCCTCCTGGCCGCCCCGCCGTTCGCCTCGGCGGTCATCCCCTGGGCCTCGGTGGTCAAGACGTTCCGCGTGGACCTGAAAAAGGACGAGGACTTCAAGTTCACCAAGACCAAAAAGTACATGACCTTCGGAGCGTACCGGTCCGGCATGGTCGAGATCAAGGACGGCAAGGAGGCGGTGGTGGTGACCAACCGCTCCGACGTGCTCTGCGTCCAGACCGAGGAGCGGTTCTACCTGATCGGGCCCTCCGACCTCCCCGGCTTCCTGGAGGCCGTGGAAAAGGCCGCTCCCTAG
- a CDS encoding dual specificity protein phosphatase family protein, protein MADKTAAYKITWVTDQLGVGSAPMSYPQLDAIRAQGVDAILNLCGEFCDLHDIEKDSGFEVYYLPLEDEEAPGLIELEKTLAWLDEAIYLGKKVLIHCRHGIGRTGTVLNAYLLRRGLGHKLAGKALKKLKSKPANFVQWRTVRKYGKQSGQLTVREPSLEFKRLVDLSPFFNDYAELVARVDESGQATKGLACGLDHSQCCTTPVSLSLAEAVYISHRINQKLSGEERLKVIERAVATAQAERKADSDLASGGDGEYCLSEAGAVCPLLKDGKCLIFEHRPIQCRAFGLDQHDAGGMWGTMINPALNKISSEIWFAYTGSMASGDMPRFALPDVVSGKFVETIFRFMMRQGLE, encoded by the coding sequence ATGGCTGACAAGACCGCCGCCTACAAGATCACCTGGGTCACGGACCAGCTCGGCGTGGGCAGCGCGCCCATGAGCTATCCCCAACTGGACGCCATCCGCGCCCAGGGCGTGGACGCCATCCTCAACCTGTGCGGCGAGTTCTGCGACCTGCACGACATCGAGAAGGACTCGGGCTTCGAGGTCTATTATTTGCCCCTTGAGGACGAGGAGGCGCCGGGGCTGATCGAGCTGGAAAAGACCCTGGCCTGGCTGGACGAGGCCATCTACCTGGGCAAGAAGGTGCTCATCCACTGCCGCCACGGCATCGGCCGCACCGGCACGGTGCTCAACGCCTACCTGCTGCGGCGCGGCCTGGGCCACAAGCTGGCGGGCAAGGCGCTCAAGAAGCTCAAGAGCAAGCCGGCCAACTTCGTGCAGTGGCGGACCGTGCGCAAGTACGGCAAGCAGTCCGGCCAACTGACCGTGCGCGAGCCGTCCCTGGAGTTCAAGCGGCTGGTGGATCTGTCGCCGTTCTTCAACGACTATGCGGAGCTGGTCGCGCGGGTGGATGAGAGCGGCCAGGCCACCAAGGGGCTGGCCTGCGGCCTGGACCACAGCCAGTGCTGCACCACCCCGGTCTCCCTGAGCTTGGCAGAGGCCGTGTACATCTCCCATCGCATCAACCAGAAGCTGTCCGGCGAGGAGCGCCTCAAGGTCATCGAGCGGGCCGTGGCCACGGCCCAGGCCGAGCGCAAGGCGGACAGCGACCTGGCCTCCGGCGGGGACGGGGAATACTGCCTGTCCGAGGCCGGGGCCGTCTGCCCGCTGCTCAAGGACGGCAAATGCCTGATATTCGAGCACCGGCCCATCCAGTGCCGCGCCTTCGGCCTGGACCAGCACGACGCCGGGGGTATGTGGGGGACCATGATCAATCCGGCCCTGAACAAGATATCCTCGGAGATATGGTTCGCCTACACCGGTTCCATGGCGTCTGGCGACATGCCGCGCTTCGCCCTGCCGGACGTGGTCTCCGGCAAGTTCGTGGAGACCATCTTCCGGTTCATGATGCGGCAGGGGCTTGAATAG
- a CDS encoding PEP/pyruvate-binding domain-containing protein, translating into MYLKQLFRHWTYQVFAPGTLLRRKYEAFKSLLAHDAVALELIADLEEMFYGKRLADRQCAVWMTNRLSSAVSTMAGQLVEMNPTRYMDLPEYFRKIDFYVHMALELEQPEVGPPYILSLEEAGAMPKLAGGKAANLGRAKSLDGIPVPPGFVVTANAFNYFIDFNGLGEEIEKRLRQMVVGDRDLLARLTAEMQELILAAEVPEEIARGIRFGVSEIIEGDDLIAVRSSALAEDGEISFAGQYASELNVQPNDVLEAYKRVLAGKYCPRAVAYRISNGLTDSETAMAVLVIPMVDADTAGVLYTRDPDCWGREAMGVYGVRGLGHGLVDGSTSPDKAVLTREETPRLDADCTPDAGGLPSEESLVRLGRLAMRLEEAFGRPQDIEWAEDVTGELFVLQTRPLQEEREEALAGQDPIPMATRPIAEGLERASTGAGCGTVYFASSGERIAQIPEGAVVVTPSLQPSLLTFIGRMNGVIAATGSRASHFASVARESGVPVVVGDVRAQLEQGQLVTVDGTHGAIYEGCVEAIMTRAREGQQVSERVVEQYAKVAPLTVRLNLTDPQAEDFTPMGCRSLHDVVRFCHEKSVNEMFAVMDKKGRGMHSAKRLETSLPLVMYVLDLGGGFFANAGEGKTVSPQDIKCRPMWALWYGLSDDRVQWPSRLTAMDWEEFDKVSGGIFSFDSKLLASYGLISEDYLHLMVRFGYHFSVVDTICGPEQGANYINFRFKGGGAGFDQRLLRLEFIRRVLDRYGFETTTRGDMIDAKCSRLPENDIRRLLMRLGYLMAVTRLMDMRMDSEEQVAAEVERFIHDAESRDG; encoded by the coding sequence ATGTATCTCAAACAGCTCTTCAGGCACTGGACCTATCAGGTATTCGCGCCGGGCACCCTGCTTCGGCGCAAGTACGAGGCGTTCAAGTCCCTGCTGGCCCACGACGCGGTGGCCCTGGAACTGATCGCCGACCTGGAGGAGATGTTCTACGGCAAGCGGCTGGCCGACCGGCAGTGCGCGGTCTGGATGACCAACCGGCTGTCCTCGGCCGTGTCCACCATGGCCGGGCAACTGGTGGAGATGAACCCGACCCGGTACATGGACCTGCCCGAGTATTTCCGCAAGATCGACTTTTACGTGCACATGGCGCTTGAGCTCGAACAGCCCGAGGTCGGCCCGCCGTACATCCTCTCCCTGGAGGAGGCCGGGGCCATGCCCAAACTGGCGGGCGGCAAGGCCGCCAACCTGGGCCGGGCCAAGAGTCTGGACGGCATCCCCGTGCCCCCCGGCTTCGTGGTCACGGCCAATGCCTTCAACTATTTCATCGACTTCAACGGGCTGGGCGAGGAGATCGAAAAAAGGCTGCGGCAGATGGTCGTGGGCGACCGCGACCTGCTGGCCCGGCTGACGGCCGAGATGCAGGAACTCATCCTGGCCGCCGAGGTCCCCGAGGAGATCGCCCGGGGCATCCGCTTCGGCGTGTCCGAGATCATCGAAGGCGACGACCTCATCGCGGTGCGTTCCAGCGCCCTGGCCGAGGACGGCGAGATATCATTCGCCGGGCAGTACGCCTCGGAGTTGAACGTCCAGCCCAACGATGTGCTCGAAGCCTACAAGCGGGTCCTGGCGGGCAAGTACTGTCCGCGCGCCGTGGCCTACCGCATCTCCAACGGGCTGACTGACAGCGAGACGGCCATGGCGGTGCTGGTCATCCCCATGGTGGACGCGGACACCGCGGGCGTGCTCTACACCCGCGACCCGGACTGCTGGGGCCGCGAGGCCATGGGCGTGTATGGCGTGCGCGGCCTGGGCCACGGGCTGGTGGACGGCTCGACCTCCCCGGACAAGGCCGTGCTGACTCGCGAGGAGACTCCGCGCCTGGACGCGGACTGCACCCCGGACGCGGGCGGCCTGCCCTCCGAGGAGTCCCTGGTCAGGCTCGGGCGGCTGGCCATGCGCCTGGAAGAGGCCTTCGGGCGGCCGCAGGACATTGAATGGGCCGAGGACGTCACCGGCGAACTGTTCGTCCTCCAGACCCGCCCCCTGCAGGAGGAGCGCGAGGAGGCCCTGGCCGGGCAGGACCCGATACCCATGGCCACCCGGCCCATCGCCGAGGGGCTGGAACGCGCCTCCACCGGCGCGGGTTGCGGGACCGTGTACTTCGCTTCCTCGGGCGAGCGCATCGCCCAGATCCCCGAAGGTGCCGTGGTCGTCACGCCGAGCCTGCAACCGTCGCTTTTGACCTTCATCGGCCGGATGAACGGGGTCATCGCGGCCACGGGCAGCAGGGCCAGCCATTTCGCTTCCGTGGCCCGCGAATCGGGCGTGCCCGTGGTGGTCGGCGATGTGCGCGCCCAGCTCGAACAGGGCCAGTTGGTCACCGTGGACGGCACGCACGGGGCCATCTACGAAGGCTGCGTGGAGGCCATCATGACCCGCGCCCGTGAAGGACAGCAGGTCTCGGAGCGGGTCGTGGAACAGTACGCCAAGGTCGCCCCCCTGACCGTGCGCCTGAACCTGACCGACCCCCAGGCCGAGGACTTCACCCCCATGGGCTGCCGGTCCCTGCACGACGTGGTCCGCTTCTGCCACGAGAAATCCGTGAACGAGATGTTCGCGGTCATGGACAAGAAGGGGCGGGGCATGCACTCGGCCAAGCGGCTGGAGACCAGCCTGCCCCTGGTCATGTACGTCCTGGATTTGGGCGGCGGCTTCTTCGCCAACGCGGGCGAGGGCAAGACCGTCTCGCCCCAGGACATCAAGTGCCGCCCCATGTGGGCCCTGTGGTACGGGCTGTCCGACGACCGGGTCCAGTGGCCCTCCCGGCTGACTGCCATGGACTGGGAGGAGTTCGACAAGGTCTCGGGCGGCATCTTCAGCTTCGACTCCAAGCTGCTGGCCAGCTACGGGCTGATCTCCGAGGACTACCTGCACCTGATGGTCCGCTTCGGCTATCACTTCTCGGTGGTGGACACCATCTGCGGGCCGGAGCAGGGGGCCAATTACATCAATTTCCGTTTCAAGGGCGGTGGGGCCGGGTTCGACCAGCGGCTGCTCCGGCTGGAGTTCATCCGCCGGGTCCTGGACCGCTACGGGTTCGAGACGACCACGCGCGGCGACATGATAGACGCCAAGTGCTCCAGGCTGCCAGAGAACGACATTCGGCGGCTGCTCATGCGCCTTGGCTATCTCATGGCCGTGACCCGGCTCATGGACATGCGCATGGACAGCGAGGAACAGGTCGCCGCCGAGGTCGAGCGGTTCATCCACGACGCGGAGTCGCGTGATGGCTGA
- a CDS encoding P-II family nitrogen regulator, with amino-acid sequence MKEVIAVVRMNMMNQTKAALTAAGVDAFFAHAAEGRGKGFVNSAVVEGAESGYEEAAAVLGEKGKLYPKRMVTVVVPDDMVDDIIEAVIAANKTGKPGDGKIFVLPVGDAVRVRTAETGAKAIA; translated from the coding sequence ATGAAGGAAGTCATCGCAGTCGTGCGCATGAACATGATGAACCAGACCAAGGCCGCCCTGACCGCGGCCGGCGTCGACGCCTTCTTCGCCCACGCGGCGGAGGGCCGAGGCAAGGGGTTCGTCAACTCGGCCGTCGTCGAAGGCGCTGAGAGCGGCTACGAGGAAGCCGCCGCAGTGCTCGGCGAGAAAGGAAAGCTGTATCCCAAGCGCATGGTAACGGTAGTGGTCCCCGATGACATGGTCGACGACATCATCGAAGCCGTCATCGCCGCCAACAAGACCGGCAAGCCGGGCGACGGCAAGATCTTTGTTCTTCCCGTGGGCGATGCCGTCCGCGTCAGAACCGCTGAAACCGGTGCAAAGGCCATAGCCTAG
- the nifH gene encoding nitrogenase iron protein: MRKVAIYGKGGIGKSTTTQNTVAGLAEMGRKVMVVGCDPKADSTRLLLGGLAQKSVLDTLREEGEDVELEDIRKPGFGGTWCVESGGPEPGVGCAGRGIITSINMLESLGAYEESEGLDYAFYDVLGDVVCGGFAMPIRDGKAQEIYIVCSGEMMAMYAANNICKGIMKYAESGGVRLGGLICNSRNTDREAELITELAAKLGTQMIYFVPRDNDVQRAEINRKTVIEWDGSVPQANEYRGLAKAIDENEMFTIPTPLEIEDLEQLLMDYGIMEAA; this comes from the coding sequence ATGAGGAAAGTAGCAATTTACGGAAAGGGCGGAATCGGAAAGTCCACCACCACGCAGAACACTGTTGCCGGTCTGGCCGAGATGGGCCGCAAGGTCATGGTCGTCGGCTGCGACCCCAAGGCCGACTCCACCCGTCTCCTGCTCGGCGGCCTGGCGCAGAAGTCCGTGCTCGACACCCTTCGCGAAGAAGGCGAGGACGTGGAACTCGAAGATATCCGCAAGCCCGGTTTCGGCGGCACCTGGTGTGTTGAGTCCGGCGGCCCGGAACCCGGTGTCGGTTGCGCCGGTCGCGGCATCATCACTTCCATCAACATGCTTGAGTCGCTCGGCGCCTACGAGGAGTCCGAGGGTCTGGACTACGCCTTCTACGACGTCCTCGGCGACGTTGTCTGCGGCGGCTTCGCCATGCCTATCCGCGACGGCAAGGCCCAGGAGATCTACATCGTCTGCTCCGGCGAGATGATGGCCATGTACGCGGCCAACAACATCTGCAAGGGCATCATGAAGTACGCGGAATCCGGCGGCGTCCGTCTGGGCGGCCTGATCTGCAACTCCCGCAACACCGACCGCGAAGCCGAACTGATCACCGAGCTGGCCGCCAAGCTGGGCACCCAGATGATCTACTTCGTGCCCCGCGACAACGACGTGCAGCGCGCCGAGATCAACCGCAAAACCGTCATTGAATGGGATGGCTCCGTGCCGCAGGCCAACGAATACCGCGGTCTGGCCAAGGCCATCGACGAAAACGAGATGTTCACCATCCCGACCCCGCTCGAGATTGAAGACCTGGAACAACTGCTCATGGACTACGGCATCATGGAAGCCGCCTAG
- a CDS encoding phosphate/phosphite/phosphonate ABC transporter substrate-binding protein translates to MRFRMTTWAILLALLVPVAFASGCSDEKPVKVNLSKREDLVAPRMVEAITYAYLPQYSHTISYQRHRRLLEYLRKTTGLPLRQIFPDTFEEHVKMVERGEIDISYSNPFVYVRLAKAGAQAFARVIEPSGEPNFRGQIIARSDNAAINTINDCRGKRWIAVDPNSAGGYLFPLGLFYNHGIKLSDFETVDFAPGPGGKQEKVVLAVHAGVYDIGTIRKGTLDVVRNKIDLGSIRVLAETRAYPGWVYAARKGLDPAVVDAIARAMFALNVDTAEHRAILSAAGMKGIIPARDIDYDPVRKLAEKLNLDR, encoded by the coding sequence ATGCGATTCCGAATGACGACCTGGGCGATCCTGCTCGCGCTGCTTGTGCCCGTGGCCTTCGCGTCCGGATGCTCGGACGAGAAGCCGGTCAAGGTCAACCTGTCCAAGCGCGAGGACCTGGTAGCCCCCCGCATGGTCGAGGCCATCACTTACGCCTACCTGCCGCAGTATTCCCACACCATCTCCTACCAGCGCCACCGCAGGCTGCTCGAATACCTGCGCAAGACCACCGGCCTGCCGCTCAGGCAGATCTTTCCCGACACCTTCGAGGAGCACGTCAAGATGGTCGAGCGCGGGGAGATCGACATCTCCTATTCCAACCCGTTCGTCTACGTGCGGTTGGCCAAGGCCGGGGCCCAGGCCTTCGCCCGGGTCATCGAGCCCTCGGGAGAGCCCAATTTCCGAGGCCAGATCATCGCCCGCTCTGACAACGCGGCCATCAACACCATCAACGACTGCCGCGGCAAGCGGTGGATCGCCGTGGACCCCAACTCGGCGGGCGGCTATCTCTTTCCCCTGGGGCTGTTCTACAACCACGGCATCAAGCTCTCCGACTTCGAGACAGTGGACTTCGCGCCCGGACCGGGCGGCAAGCAGGAGAAGGTCGTCCTGGCCGTGCACGCCGGCGTGTACGACATCGGGACCATCCGCAAGGGCACCCTGGACGTGGTCAGGAACAAGATCGACCTCGGCTCCATCCGGGTCCTGGCCGAGACCCGCGCCTATCCCGGCTGGGTGTATGCGGCCCGCAAGGGGCTCGACCCGGCCGTGGTGGACGCCATCGCCAGGGCCATGTTCGCCCTGAACGTGGACACCGCCGAGCACCGGGCCATCCTGAGCGCCGCGGGCATGAAGGGCATCATTCCGGCCCGCGACATCGACTACGATCCGGTCAGGAAACTGGCCGAGAAACTGAACCTCGACCGGTAG
- a CDS encoding ATP-binding protein — MRIFPRLKFRTKLNLGMSAILVGMAVLLLPLIGTMSANSLVEESKKRGSALAEGLSVRAVDPLLARDFLRLKNMVDEQSSVEDVIYAFVQDKNGFVLVHTFQKGFPVDLIDANKVATGQPLHIQLLADGSRRIYDFAAPVLVSDGRLGTVRIGLSQARIQMAVQRQLTLMAALFAGALILATSLGTVFARRVTARLGRLRAHAEEMLTGNLDTFSGPEWGIHCWEKQQCNTTQCPAYGETRRRCWYIAGTMCPDCNNEGNFQCRLESCRRCAVYRENAGDEIQDLAETFDVMALSLKSHIEELRDAERNLRDQQRLTRTILDVSPDRVSLVDSTMRYRGCNKSFAESVGMSLAEIEGKTDFDLFPEAEAEERHMAARDILQSGRRLDTQLMVEAGGGEHWFHVVCVPVFNDKGHIDGLLRTDRDISDIKRYENQLIQAQKMESLGLLAGGVAHEINTPLGIILGYAQLLQEDVDAGSQIHQDLAIIEKQTQVCKKIVADLLGFSRQTQSAKREMCFNNSVMEAVSLVRHTLELDKVEIITQLDDRYPIIYGDPEKLKQAWINLLTNARDAMAGQGGTILIRTRLDTPGGIVSLWVADNGSGIAEEALKKIFDPFYSTKAVDKGTGLGLSVSFGIIEDHGGDIRAESPVPKDFGFPSDAKRGAGGGGTVFEVNLPLDHEGPEGGEPEKE, encoded by the coding sequence ATGCGCATCTTTCCCCGGCTCAAGTTCCGCACCAAGCTCAACCTGGGCATGTCCGCCATCCTGGTGGGCATGGCCGTGCTGCTGTTGCCGCTCATCGGGACCATGAGCGCCAACTCCCTGGTCGAGGAGAGCAAGAAGCGCGGTTCGGCCCTGGCCGAAGGGCTGTCCGTGCGCGCCGTGGACCCCTTGCTCGCCCGCGACTTCCTAAGGCTCAAGAACATGGTCGACGAGCAGTCCTCGGTGGAGGACGTGATCTACGCCTTTGTCCAGGACAAGAACGGCTTCGTCCTGGTCCACACCTTCCAGAAGGGCTTCCCCGTGGACCTCATCGACGCCAACAAGGTGGCCACGGGCCAGCCCCTGCATATCCAGCTCCTGGCCGACGGTTCGCGGCGCATCTATGATTTCGCGGCTCCGGTCCTGGTCTCGGACGGACGGCTCGGGACCGTACGCATCGGTTTGTCCCAGGCGCGCATCCAGATGGCCGTACAGCGCCAGTTGACCCTCATGGCCGCGCTGTTCGCCGGGGCCCTGATCCTGGCCACGTCGCTGGGCACGGTCTTCGCCCGGCGCGTCACCGCTCGGCTGGGGCGGCTGCGGGCCCACGCGGAGGAAATGCTGACCGGTAACCTGGACACCTTTTCCGGCCCGGAATGGGGCATCCACTGCTGGGAGAAGCAGCAGTGCAACACCACCCAGTGCCCGGCCTACGGCGAGACCCGGCGGCGGTGCTGGTACATCGCCGGGACCATGTGCCCGGACTGCAACAACGAGGGCAATTTCCAGTGCCGCCTGGAGTCCTGCCGCCGGTGCGCTGTCTACCGCGAGAACGCGGGCGACGAGATCCAGGACCTGGCCGAAACTTTCGACGTCATGGCCCTGTCGCTCAAGAGCCACATCGAGGAGCTGCGCGACGCCGAGCGCAACCTGCGCGACCAGCAGCGGCTGACCCGGACCATCCTGGACGTCTCCCCGGACCGGGTCTCCCTGGTGGATTCGACCATGCGCTACCGGGGTTGCAACAAGAGCTTCGCCGAGTCCGTGGGCATGTCCCTGGCCGAGATCGAGGGCAAGACCGACTTCGACCTCTTCCCCGAGGCCGAGGCCGAGGAGCGCCATATGGCGGCCCGCGACATCCTCCAGTCCGGGCGCAGGCTGGACACCCAGCTCATGGTCGAGGCCGGCGGCGGCGAGCACTGGTTTCACGTGGTCTGCGTGCCGGTCTTCAACGACAAGGGGCACATCGACGGGCTGCTGCGGACCGACCGCGACATCTCGGACATCAAGCGCTACGAGAACCAGCTCATCCAGGCCCAGAAAATGGAGTCCCTGGGGTTGCTGGCGGGCGGTGTGGCCCACGAGATCAACACCCCGCTGGGCATCATCCTGGGGTACGCCCAACTGCTCCAGGAGGACGTGGACGCGGGCAGTCAGATCCACCAGGACCTGGCCATCATCGAGAAGCAGACCCAGGTGTGCAAGAAGATCGTGGCCGACCTGCTCGGATTCTCCCGCCAGACCCAGTCGGCCAAGCGCGAGATGTGCTTCAACAACTCGGTCATGGAGGCGGTCTCCCTGGTGCGCCACACCCTGGAGCTCGACAAGGTGGAGATCATCACCCAGCTCGACGACCGCTACCCGATCATCTACGGCGACCCCGAGAAGCTCAAGCAGGCCTGGATCAACCTGTTGACCAACGCGCGCGACGCCATGGCCGGGCAGGGCGGGACCATCCTCATCCGCACCCGCCTGGACACGCCGGGCGGCATCGTCTCCCTGTGGGTGGCCGACAACGGTTCGGGCATCGCCGAGGAAGCGCTCAAGAAGATTTTCGATCCGTTTTACAGCACCAAGGCCGTTGACAAGGGCACCGGCCTGGGGTTGTCCGTCTCCTTCGGGATCATCGAGGACCACGGCGGCGACATCCGCGCCGAGAGTCCTGTCCCAAAGGATTTCGGGTTCCCGTCCGATGCCAAGCGCGGGGCCGGGGGCGGCGGAACGGTCTTTGAAGTCAACCTCCCGCTGGACCATGAGGGTCCGGAAGGCGGGGAGCCCGAAAAGGAGTAG